From the genome of Papaver somniferum cultivar HN1 chromosome 2, ASM357369v1, whole genome shotgun sequence, one region includes:
- the LOC113348709 gene encoding homeobox-leucine zipper protein HDG2-like isoform X3, whose translation MPAGIMLPARHVPPTMGNGNRNGNVPEFGSSSSGLTLGQQTNMMDAHHLLLHHQHSLLNNPLDMMNQTTPESNDLQAARIRAGDEEFDSKSGGSDNLEGTGGGSGDEQLDQNQRKRKKRYHRHTQHQIQEMESFFKECPHPDDKQRKELGRELGLEPLQVKFWFQNKRTQMKNQHERHENNQLRAENDKLRAENIRYKEALSTASCPNCGGPTALGEMSFDEHHLRMENVRLREEIDKISGIAAKYVGKPMMPYPISSPLLPPRMLDLGVGHLGIHSHSGSAGGEIFGSSDDLMRSLASGHTDLDKSVVVELAVAAMEELVQLSQLGEPIWVQRVNGESTETLNEEEYARTFPRGIGSKPFGFKTEASRDSALVIMNCMNLVESLMDANQWMNLFSGIVSRAVILEILSTGVAGNSNGALQLMTGEFQVASPLVPTRESLFVRYCKQQGESTWAVVDVSLDHLRSNNPIRFRRRPSGCIIQDMPNGYSKVTWVEHVEVDDRAVHELYRPLVNSTIAFGAKRWLAVLDRQCERLASAMASNIPAGEIGVITTPDGRKMMLKLAERMATSFCAGVGASSSHTWTIISGNGADDVRVMTRKSVDDPGRPPGIVLNAATSFWIPVPPKRIFDFLRHENSRSEWDILSNGGIVEEIAHIANGRDPGNCVSLLRVNSTNSSQSNMLILQESCTEATGSFVIYAPVDIPSMNDVINGGNPDNVALLPSGFAILPDGPITHHGDGQVEYGQGGSLLTVAFQILVDSVPTAKLALGSVATVNSLITCTVDRIKAAVTDENA comes from the exons ATGCCAGCCGGGATAATGCTTCCGGCAAGACACGTGCCTCCGACGATGGGTAATGGTAATAGAAATGGAAACGTACCAGAATTTGGGTCCTCTTCTTCGGGCCTTACGCTTGGACAG CAGACAAACATGATGGAtgctcatcatcttcttcttcatcatcaacacagTCTTCTCAATAATCCTCTGGATATGATGAATCAAACTACACCAGAAAGTAATGATTTGCAGGCTGCTAGGATCAGAGCTGGAGATGAAGAGTTCGATAGCAAATCTGGTGGTAGTGATAATCTTGAGGGTACTGGTGGTGGTTCTGGAGATGAACAACTTGATCAAAACCAACGAAAGCGAAAGAAACGTTACCATCGGCATACTCAACATCAAATCCAAGAGATGGAATC ATTCTTCAAAGAGTGTCCTCATCCAGATGATAAGCAAAGGAAGGAGTTAGGTCGTGAATTAGGGTTAGAGCCTCTTCAAGTCAAGTTTTGGTTTCAAAACAAGCGCACTCAAATGAAG AATCAGCATGAGCGCCATGAGAATAATCAACTGAGAGCCGAAAATGATAAGCTTCGAGCAGAGAACATTAGATATAAAGAGGCTCTAAGTACTGCATCATGTCCTAACTGTGGAGGCCCTACTGCTCTAGGGGAGATGTCGTTCGACGAGCATCACCTGAGGATGGAGAACGTTCGACTCAGAGAAGAG ATTGATAAGATATCCGGGATAGCAGCAAAATATGTTGGAAAACCTATGATGCCATATCCTATCAGTTCTCCACTGCTTCCACCTCGTATGCTTGACCTTGGAGTTGGACATTTGGGCATTCACTCGCACTCTGGAAGTGCAGGAGGGGAGATTTTTGGTTCATCTGATGATCTCATGAGGTCTCTAGCATCGGGACATACTGATTTGGATAAGTCGGTCGTGGTAGAGCTAGCAGTTGCAGCTATGGAGGAACTGGTTCAACTTTCTCAGCTGGGTGAACCTATATGGGTTCAACGCGTCAATGGTGAATCTACTGAGACTTTAAACGAAGAGGAATACGCCAGGACATTTCCTAGGGGAATTGGCAGTAAACCCTTTGGATTCAAAACCGAAGCTTCTCGAGATAGTGCTCTGGTGATTATGAACTGCATGAACCTTGTTGAGTCACTAATGGATGCG AATCAATGGATGAATTTGTTTTCGGGCATCGTCTCAAGAGCTGTGATACTTGAAATCCTGTCAACTGGAGTTGCTGGGAATTCTAACGGAGCCCTTCAACTG ATGACTGGTGAATTTCAAGTTGCATCACCTCTAGTCCCAACACGGGAAAGTTTGTTTGTAAGATACTGTAAGCAGCAAGGTGAATCAACCTGGGCTGTAGTTGATGTTTCATTGGATCATTTGCGGTCTAATAACCCAATTAGATTCCGAAGGAGGCCCTCAGGATGTATAATCCAAGATATGCCAAATGGTTACTCCAAG GTTACATGGGTGGAACATGTAGAAGTTGATGATAGAGCTGTGCATGAGTTATACAGACCACTTGTCAATTCCACAATTGCATTTGGTGCCAAACGCTGGCTGGCAGTTCTGGATCGGCAATGTGAACGACTTGCCAGCGCAATGGCAAGTAACATTCCTGCTGGTGAAATTGGGG TTATAACAACCCCAGATGGAAGAAAAATGATGCTTAAACTGGCTGAGCGAATGGCTACGAGTTTCTGTGCTGGTGTTGGTGCATCTAGTTCTCACACATGGACTATCATATCAGGAAATGGCGCAGATGATGTAAGAGTCATGACGCGGAAGAGTGTTGATGATCCAGGCAGGCCTCCTGGCATTGTTTTGAATGCTGCAACTTCATTCTGGATTCCAGTTCCACCAAAAAGAATTTTTGACTTCCTTAGGCATGAAAATTCTCGAAGTGAG TGGGATATCCTTTCTAATGGTGGAATCGTTGAAGAAATTGCTCACATTGCAAATGGCCGTGATCCTGGCAACTGTGTCTCTCTTCTGCGTGTAAAT AGCACAAACTCAAGCCAGAGCAACATGCTAATATTACAAGAAAGTTGCACAGAAGCAACTGGATCTTTTGTAATATATGCACCAGTAGATATTCCGTCCATGAATGATGTTATTAATGGTGGAAACCCAGACAATGTAGCTCTTCTCCCTTCAGGATTCGCCATACTTCCTGATGGCCCCATAACCCATCATGGAGATGGGCAAGTGGAGTATGGACAGGGTGGATCTCTTTTGACTGTTGCATTCCAAATCTTGGTTGATTCCGTACCAACTGCAAAACTCGCTCTCGGTTCTGTTGCAACTGTTAACAGCCTCATAACTTGTACCGTTGATCGTATCAAGGCCGCAGTTACAgatgaaaatgcttga